The stretch of DNA GCGCCGGCGCGTGGCGCCCGACATCCGCGGTGGCGCGCCTCCTCGGCGTGCTCTCGGTGATCCTTGTGGCCGCGGGCCTGTCCGGCTGCGGGGCGATCAACCAAGTGCCGACCCTGCAGGAGCAGGCCAAATCCGCCTGGAGCGAGGTGCAGAACCAGTACCAGCGCCGGGCCGACCTGATCCCCAATCTCGTCGAGACCGTCAAGGGCTACGCCCAGCAGGAGAAGGACGTGCTGATCGGCGTCACCGAGGCGCGCGCCAAGGCGTCGAGCGTGAAGGTCGACGCCTCCACGGTCAGCGATCCGCAGAAATTCAAGGACTATCAGGATGCCCAGAACCAGCTGTCGGGCGCGCTCGGTCGGCTGCTGGTGACGGTGGAGAAGTATCCCGACCTCAAGTCGAACCAGAACTTCCTCGCCCTGCAATCGCAGCTGGAAGGCACCGAGAACCGCATCGCGGTGGCGCGGCGCGACTACATTACCGCCGTCCAGGCCTACAACACCGAGGTGCGTACCATCCCGGGCCGCTGGATCGCGGCGTTCCTGTATCCCGACGCCAAGCCGATGGAGACCTTCACGGCGACGCCCAACGCCGACCGGCCGCCGAACGTGAAGTTCTAGGATGCCGCTCATGGGCCGGAGCATCCCCAACCGGGTGCGGCTCGCCCTGGCGCTCGCCGTCCTCTGCGCCTGCCTGATGATCTACGTGGTCGGGGCGTTCGCGGCCGAGCTGACCTTCCCGACGCTGACCGGCCGGGTGGTCGACGTGGCCGGCATCCTCACGCCGGAGCAGCGCGGCCAGCTCGAAGGCAAGCTGAAGGCGCACGAGGACAAGACCTCGGACCAAGTGGTCGTCGCCACCGTGCCCAATCTCCAGGGCACGACCATCGAGGACTATTCCAACCGCCTGTTCCGGGCCTGGAAGCTCGGGCAGGCCAAGACCAACAACGGCGTCCTGCTGGTGGTGGCGCCGAGCGAGCGCAAGGTCCGGATCGAGGTCGGCTATGGGCTGGAGGGCGCGCTCACCGACGCCCTCTCCCGGGTGATCATCGCCAGCGCGATCACGCCCCGCTTCAAGACCGGCGACTATTACGGGGGTCTCAACGCGGGCGTCGACGGGATCCTGTCGATCCTGTCCGGCGACGCGCAGGAATGGCAGCGCAAGCCGCAGGTGCGCGCCGACGAGGTCGATAGCGGCCAGGTCGCGGTCTTCATCATCCTGTTCCTGATCGTGCTGTTCGTCGCCTGGCGCATGAGCCGCGGCGGCGGCCGGGTCGGCAGCCGGGGCGGACGCGGCGGCCTCGTGATCCTGCCGGGTCCGGGCTCGGGCGGATGGGGCGGCGGCTTCTCGGACGGCGGCTCGTCCGGGGGCTTCGGCGGCGGATTTTCCGGCGGGGGCGGCTCGTCGGGTGGTGGGGGAGCCTCCGGTGACTGGTAGCGGCGCGGACGTGCTGACGCCGGAGGCACGGGAGCGGCTTGCCCGGGCGGTGTCGCGGGCCGAGGCCGGCACGTCCGGCGAGATCGTCGTGATGGTGAGCCGGCGCGCGGGCGCCTACCGGTCGATCACCCTGCTCGCGGCCCTGATCGCCGCGCTGGTCCTGCCCTGGCCGCTGATCGCGCTGACGAGCTG from Methylobacterium sp. PvR107 encodes:
- a CDS encoding LemA family protein: MGTTLSAGAWRPTSAVARLLGVLSVILVAAGLSGCGAINQVPTLQEQAKSAWSEVQNQYQRRADLIPNLVETVKGYAQQEKDVLIGVTEARAKASSVKVDASTVSDPQKFKDYQDAQNQLSGALGRLLVTVEKYPDLKSNQNFLALQSQLEGTENRIAVARRDYITAVQAYNTEVRTIPGRWIAAFLYPDAKPMETFTATPNADRPPNVKF
- a CDS encoding TPM domain-containing protein is translated as MPLMGRSIPNRVRLALALAVLCACLMIYVVGAFAAELTFPTLTGRVVDVAGILTPEQRGQLEGKLKAHEDKTSDQVVVATVPNLQGTTIEDYSNRLFRAWKLGQAKTNNGVLLVVAPSERKVRIEVGYGLEGALTDALSRVIIASAITPRFKTGDYYGGLNAGVDGILSILSGDAQEWQRKPQVRADEVDSGQVAVFIILFLIVLFVAWRMSRGGGRVGSRGGRGGLVILPGPGSGGWGGGFSDGGSSGGFGGGFSGGGGSSGGGGASGDW